One window of Medicago truncatula cultivar Jemalong A17 chromosome 2, MtrunA17r5.0-ANR, whole genome shotgun sequence genomic DNA carries:
- the LOC25487343 gene encoding uncharacterized protein codes for MNSLLSKFFLVFTFFSFNPLFSLASKSSYKEYCASIIPETTPTTKKFNSFPLSDHNTGYYIGGDSIINIDASWNRFSLYFPPRNTYATSHPHLFKIEGTISFTTNNDASYYNHHHHMGYLTFKLDGFWSQSSGNVCMVGKSKGVSKKGDSLNLDVVFKLNNVFNSINITSLVSGSLESLSSEKDDDDHYFEPISLMMFPKANYSYSLDSKEVENEFSFGSDDDEEGLSLNFDSFSFCKYPLSSAIRRLQLEYTHECNSTKNCTPIISGSSNQLPSHMSLKGIECSSKKKDRIRVLGEFSNSFVYYWNRNNSQSFNAKTMLIGEGWWDEKKNMLCVVLCHFNGSKSTSLDGTHVGDCSLRLRLRFPSIWSIKNSSSIVGQIWSNKSANDQNYFKTITVRKDDANYGVGGKDLRYEYSQLDRVNQSCPPHKVIENQGKRYPDAYSYDMKFDMSIRESKKK; via the coding sequence ATGAATTCTCTTCTTTCAAAGTTTTTCTTAGTTTTCACTTTCTTCTCCTTCAACCCTTTATTCTCATTAGCCTCAAAATCATCTTACAAAGAATATTGTGCTTCCATCATCCCAGAAACAACTCCAACAACAAAGAAATTCAACTCTTTCCCTTTAAGTGATCACAACACAGGTTACTACATAGGAGGTGATAGTATCATCAACATTGATGCTTCTTGGAACAGATTCTCCTTATACTTTCCACCAAGAAACACATATGCAACTTCACATCCTCACCTTTTCAAAATTGAAGGCACTATATCCTTTACAACCAACAATGATGCTTCATattataatcatcatcatcatatggGTTACTTAACCTTCAAGCTTGATGGTTTTTGGTCTCAATCTTCAGGGAATGTTTGCATGGTTGGAAAAAGCAAAGGTGTTTCGAAAAAAGGTGATTCTCTCAATCTTGATGTTGTTTTTAAACTTAACAATGTCTTCAATTCAATCAATATAACTAGTTTGGTTAGTGGAAGCTTAGAGAGTTTGAGTTCTGAAaaggatgatgatgatcattACTTTGAACCAATTTCTTTAATGATGTTTCCAAAAGCAAATTATAGTTATAGTTTGGATTCTAAAGAAGTTGAAAACGAGTTCTCTTTTGGTAGCGACGATGATGAGGAGGGTTTATCATTAAACTTTGATTCATTCAGTTTTTGTAAATATCCTCTTTCGAGTGCTATTCGTAGACTCCAACTAGAGTACACTCATGAGTGCAATTCTACAAAGAATTGCACTCCTATAATTAGTGGAAGTTCCAATCAATTGCCATCACATATGTCTTTGAAAGGAATTGAGTGTTCTTCAAAAAAGAAGGATAGGATTAGGGTTTTGGGGGAATTTTCGAATAGTTTTGTTTACTATTGGAATAGGAATAATAGCCAAAGCTTCAATGCCAAAACTATGTTGATAGGGGAAGGATGGTGGgatgagaagaaaaatatgttgtgtGTAGTTCTTTGCCATTTCAATGGTAGCAAATCTACATCCTTGGATGGAACTCATGTTGGTGATTGTTCATTAAGATTAAGATTGAGATTCCCCTCAATTTGGTCAATCAAAAACAGTAGTAGCATAGTTGGCCAAATTTGGAGTAACAAAAGTGCTAATGATCAAAACTACTTCAAAACGATAACAGTTAGGAAGGATGATGCGAATTATGGTGTGGGGGGTAAAGACTTAAGGTATGAATATAGCCAACTTGATAGAGTTAATCAATCATGTCCACCACACAAAGTTATTGAGAACCAAGGGAAAAGGTACCCAGATGCATATTCATATGacatgaaatttgatatgtcgATTAGAGAGTCCAAAAAAAAGTAG
- the LOC120578406 gene encoding uncharacterized protein: MSSSPSDKNSLFNMSYYSVKISAEGIYDARYGTLCMIGCRDLVSNNGTPTANSLDCEILMKFQFPSLDTKDRSYIKGSIESTRPKSDPLYFNSLEVSAVAYYIQEVRRNVWRTDMEVIMALISTTLACVFVGLQLNHVKRNPNVLPFISIFMMSILTFGHMIPLVLNFEALLAKNPNNTTYVLGNVEKWLEVNEISVRLITMVAFLLQFRLLHLTWSSRKTDESKNNHWIAERKASYVTFPLYAVGLLIALLLKLKKDRDSVTSMYQVYRQHDPSWESIKSYGGLVLDCFLVPQVILNLFSNMNENVLSCSFYFGTTFVRLLPHAYDLYRAHNYADQDSDLYFYADPSQDFYSTSWDIFIPLVGIVFAIIIYLQQRFGAQCVLPHRFKGSKGYAKVPDSEGEVETTNM; the protein is encoded by the coding sequence ATGTCTTCTTCGCCTTCTGACAAGAATTCCTTGTTTAACATGTCTTATTATTCGGTGAAGATTTCGGCAGAAGGAATTTATGATGCAAGATATGGAACCTTGTGTATGATTGGTTGTCGTGACCTTGTCTCAAACAATGGAACACCAACAGCAAATTCTTTGGACTGTGAGATTCTGATGAAATTTCAGTTCCCTTCTTTAGATACAAAAGATAGAAGCTACATTAAGGGAAGCATTGAAAGCACGCGCCCAAAATCCGATCCTCTTTACTTCAACAGTTTAGAGGTATCTGCGGTAGCGTATTACATTCAAGAAGTGAGAAGAAATGTTTGGAGAACGGATATGGAAGTTATCATGGCTCTGATATCTACAACTCTAGCATGTGTTTTCGTCGGATTGCAACTCAACCATGTGAAGAGAAACCCTAATGTGCTTCCCTTCATCTCAATTTTCATGATGTCGATTCTCACATTTGGTCACATGATACCACTTGTTCTCAATTTCGAAGCACTTCTTGCTAAAAATCCTAACAACACAACCTATGTTTTAGGAAATGTTGAAAAATGGCTTGAAGTTAATGAAATAAGTGTGAGGCTAATCACCATGGTAGCTTTCTTGTTGCAATTCCGTCTCCTGCATCTAACTTGGTCATCCAGAAAAACTGACGAAAGCAAAAACAATCACTGGATTGCCGAGCGAAAAGCTTCTTATGTGACCTTCCCTTTGTATGCTGTCGGATTATTGATTGCATTGCTATTGAAGTTAAAGAAGGATAGAGATTCGGTTACCTCAATGTACCAAGTCTACCGACAACATGATCCGTCTTGGGAGAGCATAAAATCTTATGGTGGTTTGGTATTGGATTGCTTTCTTGTGCCACAAGTCATTCTAAACTTGTTTTCAAATATGAATGAGAATGTTCTTTCATGCTCATTTTACTTTGGAACTACTTTTGTGAGACTCTTGCCACATGCTTACGATCTTTACAGGGCTCACAATTATGCCGACCAAGATAGTGACCTATACTTCTATGCCGATCCAAGCCAAGATTTTTACTCAACTTCTTGGGATATTTTCATTCCTTTGGTAGGTATTGTATTTGCTATCATTATCTACTTGCAGCAACGTTTTGGTGCTCAATGTGTTCTGCCTCATAGATTCAAAGGATCAAAGGGATATGCAAAGGTTCCTGATTCAGAAGGAGAAGTAGAGACCACCAACATGTAA
- the LOC25487344 gene encoding uncharacterized protein, with amino-acid sequence MIVIMNSHLTMFFFLFNLLTISSFSSSQPSYKDHCSSIIIESTPKDLIIHNSFPLGDQYSGYFTGGDTIINNENSFNNKYSSFYLRHIKMHETINSDLFKIESTVSFRTTPNTVYYHVSNFSYGNKPSSRSQHRFKTSFVTFKLEGFWSKSSGKVCMVGTGIGYSQTGDSLNLDAVFKLNNVFHSSNITSLISGSLESLSSEKGDEKDHYFEPISIMMFPKANYSYSLDSKEAENEFSFESDVSEKKGLSLNPYPSSFCSFPLSRAIRRLRLEYTHECNSSKNCTPIISDQLPYMLSLRGAECSQENKHRMKVMMVFSNKSDYWIEKGFNPKTTLVGEGWWDEKKNSLCVVACHFIGIMKSSLNGIRLGDCSVRLRLKFPSVWSIKNTNSIVGQIWSNKSANDPNYFKMITFRNFEDDRVGYRASKYEYSQLERVKKSCPTHKVVKDKGRTRFPDVYSYDMRFDMSVRDRESNIRVASGSSAPLSVGDQVYDDPLTISNSTSETPMVMFNNGSLFNISYKITIFSNSTLYNRNSVFNLSSYRVKISAEGIYDARTGTLCMIGCRDLNSKAGTPLAGSVDCEILLKFQFPSLDAINGSYNIKGSIESMRKKSDLLYFKSLELSSYAIYSETAITAVWRMDMEIIMVLISTTLACVFVGLQLYHVKKHTNVLPFISVFMMSILTLGHMMPLVLNFEALLPQNYNSKNFVFGYVGWLEVNEIAVRIITMIAFLLQFRLLQLTWSSRKTTESQNGLWIAERKASYVIFPLYAAGLLTSFLLKLKNDGFQHDSSWENMKSYGGLVLDGFLVPQDS; translated from the exons ATGATAGTCATCATGAATTCTCATCTCAccatgtttttctttcttttcaatctCTTAACAATCTCTTCCTTTTCCTCATCACAACCCTCTTACAAAGATCATTGTTCTTCCATCATCATAGAGTCAACTCCAAAAGACCTCATCATCCATAACTCTTTTCCTCTTGGTGATCAATACTCGGGTTACTTCACAGGAGGTGATACAATCATCAATAATGAAAACTCCTTCAACAACAAATACTCTTCATTTTACCTTAGACatataaaaatgcatgaaacTATAAACTCTGACTTGTTCAAAATTGAATCCACTGTTTCATTCAGAACCACTCCAAACACAGTTTACTATCATGTAAGCAACTTTAGCTATGGTAATAAACCAAGTTCTAGAAGTCAACATCGTTTCAAAACAAGTTTTGTAACTTTCAAGCTTGAAGGGTTTTGGTCAAAATCTTCAGGAAAAGTTTGTATGGTTGGAACAGGAATTGGTTATTCACAAACAGGTGATTCTCTTAATCTTGATGCTGTCTTTAAGCTTAACAATGTTTTCCATTCAAGTAACATCACTAGTTTGATCAGTGGAAGCTTAGAGAGTTTGAGTTCTGAAAAGGGTGATGAGAAAGATCATTACTTTGAACCAATTTCTATAATGATGTTTCCAAAAGCAAATTATAGTTATAGTTTGGATTCTAAAGAAGCTGAAAATGAATTCTCTTTTGAAAGTGATGTTTCTGAGAAAAAGGGTTTGTCACTAAATCCATATCCATCAAGTTTTTGTTCATTTCCACTCTCAAGAGCTATTAGAAGACTCCGATTAGAGTACACTCACGAGTGCAATTCTTCAAAGAATTGCACTCCTATAATTAGTGATCAATTGCCATATATGTTGTCTCTGAGAGGTGCTGAATGTTCTCAAGAAAACAAGCATAGGATGAAGGTTATGAtggtattttcaaataaaagtgACTATTGGATTGAAAAAGGTTTCAATCCGAAAACTACGTTGGTAGGGGAAGGTTGGTGGGATGAGAAGAAAAATTCATTGTGTGTAGTTGCTTGCCATTTCATTGGCATCATGAAATCTTCCTTGAATGGCATTCGTCTTGGCGATTGCTCGGTAAGATTGAGATTGAAATTCCCTTCAGTTTGGtcaataaaaaatactaatagCATAGTTGGACAAATTTGGAGCAACAAGAGTGCTAATGATCCAAACTACTTCAAGATGATAACATTTAGAAATTTCGAAGATGACAGGGTTGGATATCGAGCGTCGAAGTACGAGTATAGCCAGCTTGAAAGAGTTAAGAAATCATGTCCAACACACAAGGTTGTCAAGGACAAAGGTAGAACAAGATTTCCAGATGTTTATTCTTACGATATGAGATTTGATATGTCAGTTAGAGATAGAGAGTCCAATATAAGAGTAGCATCTGGTTCTTCAGCTCCTTTATCTGTTGGTGATCAAGTTTATGATGATCCTCTTACTATTTCAAATTCCACATCAGAAACTCCTATGGTGATGTTCAACAATGGCAGCTTGTTCAACATTAGCTACAAGATTACTATATTTTCTAATTCAACCTTATATAACAGGAATTCAGTGTTTAATTTGTCTTCTTATAGAGTGAAGATTTCAGCAGAAGGTATTTATGATGCAAGGACAGGAACCCTGTGTATGATTGGTTGCCGCGATCTTAACTCAAAGGCTGGAACACCGTTAGCCGGCTCTGTGGATTGTGAGATTCTATTGAAGTTTCAGTTTCCATCATTGGATGCAATAAATGGAAGCTACAACATTAAAGGGAGTATCGAAAGCATGCGAAAAAAATCAGATCTTCTTTACTTCAAAAGTTTAGAGCTTTCTTCATATGCAATTTACTCGGAAACAGCGATAACAGCTGTTTGGAGAATGGATATGGAGATTATCATGGTTCTGATATCTACAACTCTAGCATGTGTTTTCGTCGGATTGCAACTATACCATGTCAAGAAACACACTAATGTGCTTCCCTTCATCTCAGTTTTCATGATGTCAATTCTCACATTAGGTCATATGATGCCACTTGTTCTCAATTTCGAAGCACTTCTTCCTCAAAATTATAACAGCAAAAACTTTGTGTTTGGATATGTTGGATGGCTTGAAGTTAATGAAATAGCTGTAAGAATTATAACCATGATAGCTTTCTTGTTGCAATTCCGTCTCCTTCAACTAACTTGGTCGTCAAGAAAGACTACTGAAAGCCAGAACGGCCTCTGGATTGCTGAGAGAAAGGCTAGTTATGTGATTTTCCCATTGTATGCAGCTGGATTATTGACTTCATTTCTGTTGAAGTTGAAAAATGATGGATTTCAACATGATTCATCTTGGGAGAACATGAAATCTTATGGCGGTTTGGTATTGGATGGCTTTCTTGTGCCACAA GACTCGTAA
- the LOC25487346 gene encoding terminal nucleotidyltransferase 4A, protein MEVVQENLQIPEKIEYTTLTPLPLPLTADDSPDSDNHEQYSVFRNEISLDTPQVNSVSSTAIDFFSLDVADEIEPEDNLPEPVTPVEPKTPAIEHEVKLENGWFRGDCKFKSPMLQLHKEIVDFCEFLSPTPEEKAKRDAAIESVFEVIKHIWPHCQVEVFGSFRTGLYLPTSDIDVVILKSGLPKPQIGLNAISRSLSQRSMAKKIQVIGKARVPIIKFVERKSCLSFDISFDLENGPKAAEYIQDAVAKWPPLRPLCLILKVFLQQRELNEVYSGGIGSYALLTMLMAMLRNVRQSQASAEHNLGLLLVHFFDIYGRKLNTSDVGVDCNGEGTFFQKSSRGFYNKARPLLLGIQDPQTPDNDIGKNSFNYFQVRSAFLMAYSTLTNPKVILSLGPNRSILGTIIRPDPVLMERKGGSNGEMTFNSLLPGAGEPIRQQYGEHDMLCNWQLDFEEEPLPRGDGDNTPAEPSTRSSRKKRKSASKENKENGSVTENGVHKKHKKKRVKQRLEASC, encoded by the exons ATGGAGGTTGTGCAAGAGAATCTCCAAATTCCCGAAAAAATAGAATACACCACCCTCACTCCCCTTCCTCTTCCTCTCACCGCCGATGATTCCCCAGATTCCGATAACCACGAACAATACTCCGTTTTCCGCAACGAAATCTCTCTCGACACCCCCCAAGTCAATTCGGTTTCTTCTACTGCCATAGATTTCTTCTCCCTCGACGTCGCTGATGAAATTGAACCCGAAGACAACCTCCCGGAGCCTGTCACGCCTGTTGAGCCGAAGACACCGGCTATCGAACACGAGGTGAAGCTAGAGAATGGTTGGTTTCGTGGGGATTGTAAATTCAAAAGCCCTATGCTTCAGCTTCATAAAG AGATAGTGGATTTTTGTGAGTTTTTGTCACCTACTCCAGAAGAGAAAGCTAAACGTGATGCGGCAATTGAATCTGTTTTTGAAGTTATTAAACATATTTGGCCTCATTGTCAG GTTGAAGTTTTTGGGTCTTTCAGGACAGGGTTGTATCTTCCAACTAGTGATATTGAT GTTGTGATTTTGAAATCAGGCTTACCAAAACCACAGATTGGTTTGAATGCAATTTCTAGATCATTGTCACAAAGGAGCATGGCTAAAAAGATACAG GTCATTGGAAAGGCTCGCGTGCCAATTATTAAATTTGTTGAAAGGAAGAGTTGTCTTTCCTTTGATATAAG tTTTGACTTAGAGAACGGACCGAAGGCTGCCGAGTATATTCAG GATGCAGTGGCTAAGTGGCCACCATTACGGCCattgtgtttgattttaaaagtatttttaCAACAAAGAGAACTTAATGAG GTATATTCTGGTGGGATTGGTTCTTATGCTCTCCTGACCATGCTGATGGCAATGTTGCGG AATGTCCGACAGAGCCAAGCTTCTGCAGAGCACAACTTAGGGCTCCTTTTG GTACATTTTTTCGATATTTATGGACGTAAATTGAATACCTCAGATGTTGGTGTAGATTGTAATGGAGAAGGCACCTTTTTCCAAAAGAGTAGTCGAGG GTTTTACAACAAAGCACGGCCATTGCTTCTCGGAATTCAGGATCCACAG ACTCCAGACAATGACATTGGGAAGAATTCCTTCAATTACTTCCAG GTCAGGTCAGCGTTTTTAATGGCTTACTCAACTTTAACAAATCCCAAGGTCATCCTGAGCTTAGGACCTAATAGGAGCATCCTTGGCACTATAATTAGACCAGACCCCGTCTTGATGGAGCGCAAAGGGGGGTCAAACGGAGAAATGACTTTTAATAGTTTACTCCCCGGTGCTGGTGAGCCAATACGACAGCAGTACGGAGAGCATGATATGTTATGCAATTGGCAGTTAGATTTTGAAGAAGAACCACTACCTCGTGGAGACGGAGATAACACCCCTGCGGAGCCCAGCACACGCTCTTCcaggaaaaagagaaaatctgCATCTAAGGAGAATAAGGAAAATGGATCTGTGACAGAAAACGGTGTACATAAGAAACATAAGAAAAAACGGGTTAAACAGAGGTTAGAGGCCAGTTGCTGA
- the LOC25487349 gene encoding thioredoxin 1, with the protein MATVTLAMSSFIILILFHTLSSSMATVQLESLPSYLLSAADASDGVAPITDETFGSIVPMSKNLVLVEFYAPWCGQECINIHSIMVELANDYAGKVDFYKLNIDENPYITNRYGIQNLPTVVFIKYGMQRDRLVGYVPKATFIELIQLSI; encoded by the exons ATGGCCACCGTCACATTAGCAATGTCTTCCTTCatcattttaatactttttcaCACTCTTTCGTCATCCATGGCCACCGTACAACTCGAATCCTTACCAAGTTACCTCCTCAGTGCCGCCGATGCTTCCGATGGAG TGGCTCCTATTACTGATGAAACTTTTGGTTCCATCGTCCCTATGTCTAAGAATCTCGTGTTGGTGGAATTCTATGCTCCATGGTGTGGCCAAGAatgcataaacatacattccataatGGTTGAGCTGGCAAATGATTATGCTGGTAAGGTCGATTTTTACAAACTCAATATTGATGAGAATCCATATATTACTAATAGATATGGGAttcaaaatcttccaactgtGGTTTTCATCAAGTATGGTATGCAGAGAGATAGACTTGTTGGATATGTACCGAAAGCAACATTTATCGAACTTATTCAACTATCAATATGA
- the LOC25487350 gene encoding protein-disulfide reductase isoform X1: protein MATPTITMSSFIFIILFHTLSASMATAQLLNAATQDASNGVASITDENFGSLVLNSETLVLVEFYAPWCASCKGVHSKMVELANDYAGAVKFFKLNVDDNRLAPYAYWIQVLPTVLFFKNGEHRYRLHNVSKTTFLKHIKQNRSEVFGHGNGEYEFSETLANGSPTNEFPIERGLRQGDPLSPFRFLLAAEGFNVLMKVVVDANMFSGYKIGRTGDVNVHDSWIWLLDPSRGYTVREAYRFLTDNGNAVDKTLVEDVWHKSIPSKVSVFVWRLFRNRLPTRDNLVHRRVLLIADSVTLVNSMTTVTITMSSFIFIILFHTLSTSMATAQLLNAATQDASNGVAYVTDENFGSLVLNSETLVLVEFFAPLCSPCKNVDFKMVELANEYAGEVEFFKFNVDDNQLIPSKYGIKGIPNVLIFKNGEQRDTLFGNLPKATFIRRMEQNL from the exons ATGGCCACTCCGACAATAACAATGTCTTCCTTCATCTTTATAATACTTTTTCACACTCTTTCAGCATCCATGGCCACCGCACAACTCCTCAACGCTGCCACTCAAGATGCTTCCAATGGAG TGGCTTCTATTACTGATGAAAATTTTGGTTCCCTTGTCCTTAACTCTGAGACTCTTGTATTGGTGGAATTCTATGCTCCATGGTGTGCTTCCTGCAAAGGTGTTCATTCCAAAATGGTTGAGCTGGCAAATGATTATGCAGGTGCGGTCAAGTTTTTCAAACTCAATGTTGATGACAATCGACTTGCTCCTTATGCATATTGGATTCAAGTTCTTCCAACTGTCCTTTTCTTCAAGAATGGTGAACACAGATATAGACTTCATAACGTATCCAAGACAACGTTTCTCAAACATATTAAACAAAA TCGATCTGAGGTATTTGGACATGGTAATGGAGAATATGAATTTTCCGAGACTCTGGCGAATGGTAGTCCGACGAATGAGTTTCCTATTGAGAGGGGCCTTCGACAAGGAGATCCTTTATCACCTTTTCGTTTTTTGTTGGCTGCAGAAGGTTTCAATGTGTTGATGAAAGTGGTGGTTGATGCTAATATGTTTTCAGGGTACAAAATCGGCCGAACAGGCGAT GTTAATGTTCATGACTCTTGGATTTGGTTGTTAGATCCTTCCCGTGGTTACACGGTACGGGAAGCCTATCGTTTTCTCACTGATAATGGTAACGCTGTGGATAAGACTCTGGTTGAAGATGTTTGGCATAAGAGCATACCCTCTAAGGTGTCAGTATTTGTGTGGCGCCTTTTCCGGAATAGACTTCCTACTCGAGACAACTTGGTTCATCGGCGAGTTCTTCTGATAGCAGACTCG GTCACACTTGTTAATTCCATGACTACCGTCACAATAACAATGTCTTCCTTCATCTTTATAATACTTTTTCACACTCTTTCAACATCTATGGCCACCGCACAACTCCTCAACGCTGCCACTCAAGATGCTTCCAATGGAG TGGCTTATGTTACCGATGAAAATTTTGGTTCCCTTGTCCTTAACTCTGAGACTCTTGTGTTGGTGGAATTCTTCGCTCCATTGTGTAGCCCCTGCAAGAATGTTGATTTCAAAATGGTTGAGCTGGCAAATGAATATGCAGGTGAGGTCgagtttttcaaattcaatgttGATGACAATCAACTTATTCCTTCTAAATATGGGATTAAAGGTATTCCAAATGTCCTTATCTTCAAAAATGGTGAACAAAGAGATACACTTTTTGGTAACTTACCCAAGGCAACGTTTATCAGACGTATGGAACAAAACCTATGA
- the LOC25487350 gene encoding protein-disulfide reductase precursor, translated as MTTVTITMSSFIFIILFHTLSTSMATAQLLNAATQDASNGVAYVTDENFGSLVLNSETLVLVEFFAPLCSPCKNVDFKMVELANEYAGEVEFFKFNVDDNQLIPSKYGIKGIPNVLIFKNGEQRDTLFGNLPKATFIRRMEQNL; from the exons ATGACTACCGTCACAATAACAATGTCTTCCTTCATCTTTATAATACTTTTTCACACTCTTTCAACATCTATGGCCACCGCACAACTCCTCAACGCTGCCACTCAAGATGCTTCCAATGGAG TGGCTTATGTTACCGATGAAAATTTTGGTTCCCTTGTCCTTAACTCTGAGACTCTTGTGTTGGTGGAATTCTTCGCTCCATTGTGTAGCCCCTGCAAGAATGTTGATTTCAAAATGGTTGAGCTGGCAAATGAATATGCAGGTGAGGTCgagtttttcaaattcaatgttGATGACAATCAACTTATTCCTTCTAAATATGGGATTAAAGGTATTCCAAATGTCCTTATCTTCAAAAATGGTGAACAAAGAGATACACTTTTTGGTAACTTACCCAAGGCAACGTTTATCAGACGTATGGAACAAAACCTATGA